In Flavobacterium sp. WV_118_3, one DNA window encodes the following:
- the gldG gene encoding gliding motility-associated ABC transporter substrate-binding protein GldG yields the protein MKAQQKKHLKQFGITLLALVAVNVIGSYFFKRFDLTQDKRYTLSETSLDILKSIDSPLYIDVFLDGQFPGEFKRLQAETKQLLEEYKAYNSNIIFQFVNPLEKEEEREATMKMLYQRGLTPISITVDDRGKQSQEVVFPWAIATYNDKSTKIQLLKNMMGATTEEKVVSSVQHLEYAFADAFNKISKSKEKKIAIIKGNGELHELQIADFLKTIRESYYIGPFTLDSVAKNPVKTAAALKKYDLAIIAKPSEKFNEEEKQVLDQFIVNGGKTLWLVDAVQAEMDSLYNDSGSILAFPRDLNLNDMFFKYGFRINPALVKDEQAAPIKLASGERGSATQYEQYFWKYSPFIYPQSQNPIVKNIEGVRFEFANPIDTLKNGIKKTILMESSQYSKSIGTPIEVSLNMVTEESGPKDYVGGGRIPVSVLLEGKFQSMYDNRVLPFKDSTYKTSGKTGKMIVISDGDIIKNQLDQAFQPMELGYDKWTNNLYGNKEFLLNCVNYLLDDTGLINIRSKDVDLPLLDKQKVYDNYTITQILTVGLPIVVLALFGLLFTFLRKRKYSR from the coding sequence ATGAAAGCGCAGCAAAAGAAACACCTAAAACAATTCGGGATTACCCTACTTGCTCTGGTTGCGGTAAACGTTATCGGTAGTTATTTTTTTAAACGATTTGACTTAACGCAGGACAAACGCTATACCCTATCCGAAACCTCTTTAGATATCCTTAAAAGCATCGACAGTCCGTTGTATATTGATGTATTTCTGGACGGGCAGTTTCCGGGAGAATTCAAACGATTGCAAGCCGAAACCAAACAGCTTTTAGAAGAATATAAAGCCTATAATTCCAACATCATTTTCCAATTCGTCAATCCGTTGGAAAAAGAAGAAGAGCGCGAGGCAACCATGAAAATGCTTTACCAACGTGGACTGACACCTATCAGTATTACGGTAGACGATCGTGGTAAACAATCACAGGAAGTGGTTTTTCCGTGGGCTATTGCGACCTATAATGACAAAAGCACCAAAATACAGTTGCTTAAAAACATGATGGGAGCGACTACCGAAGAAAAAGTAGTGAGTTCGGTACAACATTTGGAATATGCCTTTGCCGATGCCTTTAATAAAATCTCAAAAAGCAAGGAAAAGAAAATCGCGATCATCAAAGGAAACGGAGAATTACACGAACTACAGATTGCCGATTTCCTAAAAACCATTCGCGAGAGTTATTATATCGGACCTTTCACATTGGATTCAGTGGCGAAAAACCCGGTAAAAACAGCCGCAGCGCTTAAAAAATACGATTTAGCCATTATTGCCAAACCGAGTGAGAAGTTTAACGAGGAAGAAAAACAGGTTTTGGATCAGTTTATCGTTAACGGTGGAAAAACATTATGGTTGGTCGATGCGGTTCAGGCCGAAATGGACAGTTTGTATAACGACAGTGGATCGATTCTGGCCTTTCCAAGAGATCTGAACCTAAACGATATGTTCTTTAAATACGGATTCCGAATCAACCCGGCTTTGGTAAAAGACGAACAGGCAGCACCGATAAAACTGGCTTCCGGCGAACGCGGAAGTGCGACACAATACGAACAATATTTCTGGAAATATTCGCCATTTATCTATCCGCAATCGCAAAATCCGATTGTAAAAAACATCGAAGGCGTACGTTTTGAATTTGCCAACCCTATCGATACGTTAAAAAATGGAATTAAGAAAACCATTTTGATGGAATCGTCGCAATATTCGAAAAGTATCGGTACACCAATTGAAGTGAGCCTGAATATGGTTACCGAAGAAAGCGGACCAAAAGACTATGTGGGTGGCGGTCGTATACCGGTATCGGTGTTGTTGGAAGGTAAATTCCAATCGATGTACGACAACCGTGTGCTTCCGTTTAAAGACAGTACGTATAAAACTAGCGGAAAAACCGGAAAAATGATTGTGATTTCCGATGGCGACATTATTAAAAACCAACTGGATCAGGCATTTCAGCCTATGGAACTGGGTTATGACAAGTGGACGAACAACCTGTATGGCAATAAAGAATTCCTTTTAAACTGTGTGAATTATTTACTGGACGACACCGGACTTATTAACATTAGAAGTAAAGATGTCGATTTGCCGTTACTGGACAAACAAAAAGTGTACGACAACTACACGATCACCCAGATTCTAACTGTCGGATTACCAATAGTTGTACTGGCCTTGTTTGGACTATTGTTCACTTTCCTGAGAAAAAGAAAATATTCCCGCTAG
- the dnaN gene encoding DNA polymerase III subunit beta: MKFIVSSSYLLKQLQVLGSVINSSNTLPILDNFLFELDNNQLRVSASDLETTMSATLEIDSTSQGSVAVPAKLLLEILKTFPEQPLTFTVEDNNTVEISSNSGKYALAYAPGDEFPKAVVLEEPSSTLVPAEVLATAVSKTIFAAGNDDLRPVMSGVFFQFSPEGLIFVATDAHKLVKYARTDVKASQVADFIMPKKPLNILKGILAASDAEVKIDYNDSNATFSFDNYILTCRLIDGKYPNYEAVIPKENPNKLLMNRTQFLSSVRRVAIFANKTTHQIRLKIAGAELNISAEDIDYSNKAEERLTCDYQGDDMQIGFNSRFLTEMLTNLQSDEIMLEMSLPNRAGILTPVDGLDEGETVTMLVMPVMLNS; the protein is encoded by the coding sequence ATGAAGTTTATTGTATCCAGTTCATATTTATTAAAACAATTACAGGTTTTAGGTAGTGTTATCAACAGTAGCAACACCTTGCCTATTTTAGATAATTTCTTATTTGAATTAGACAATAACCAACTTAGAGTATCGGCATCCGATTTGGAGACTACCATGTCGGCCACATTGGAAATCGATTCTACCAGTCAGGGAAGCGTAGCCGTTCCGGCGAAACTTTTACTTGAAATTTTAAAAACATTCCCGGAACAACCGCTAACCTTTACCGTTGAAGACAACAATACGGTAGAGATCAGTTCGAACTCCGGTAAATATGCCCTGGCCTACGCTCCGGGTGATGAATTCCCGAAAGCAGTAGTTCTGGAGGAACCGTCTTCGACTTTGGTTCCGGCAGAAGTATTGGCAACGGCTGTGAGTAAAACCATTTTCGCAGCAGGTAACGACGATTTACGTCCGGTAATGTCGGGAGTATTCTTCCAGTTTTCCCCGGAAGGATTAATCTTTGTAGCGACCGACGCGCATAAATTGGTAAAATATGCCCGTACCGATGTAAAAGCATCTCAAGTGGCCGATTTTATCATGCCTAAAAAACCATTAAACATTTTAAAAGGTATTTTGGCGGCTTCGGATGCGGAAGTAAAAATTGATTACAACGATTCGAATGCAACTTTCTCTTTTGACAACTATATTTTAACCTGTCGCTTAATTGATGGAAAATATCCAAATTATGAGGCGGTTATCCCGAAAGAGAATCCGAATAAATTATTAATGAACCGTACCCAGTTTTTAAGCTCTGTACGTCGTGTGGCGATTTTTGCCAACAAAACCACGCACCAGATCCGATTAAAAATTGCCGGAGCGGAATTAAACATCTCTGCTGAGGATATCGATTACTCCAACAAGGCAGAAGAAAGATTGACCTGTGATTATCAGGGCGACGATATGCAAATTGGGTTTAACTCCCGTTTCTTAACCGAAATGTTAACCAACCTGCAATCGGACGAAATCATGCTGGAAATGTCGTTACCAAACCGTGCCGGAATTTTAACCCCGGTAGACGGATTGGATGAAGGCGAAACCGTAACCATGCTGGTCATGCCGGTAATGTTAAACAGCTAA
- a CDS encoding response regulator, whose translation MENQTQFKIFIVDDDVFCANVYEQHLRNSHYNAITFYDNGNDCILNLYQNPDIIFLDHNMEDITGFEVLKKIKRYNPNIYVIMVSGQENIKTAVDALKYGAFDYVIKDNDACDKIIQLINKVARVKEELRKSNPNIIQRLLSLF comes from the coding sequence ATGGAAAATCAGACCCAATTCAAAATTTTTATTGTAGATGACGATGTATTCTGTGCCAATGTATATGAGCAACATTTACGAAACAGTCATTACAATGCTATTACTTTTTATGATAACGGAAACGACTGCATTCTGAATCTTTATCAGAATCCCGATATCATTTTTTTGGACCATAACATGGAGGATATTACGGGCTTTGAAGTCTTAAAAAAGATTAAACGATATAACCCGAATATCTATGTGATTATGGTTTCCGGTCAGGAAAACATCAAAACCGCTGTCGATGCACTGAAATATGGCGCTTTTGATTACGTCATAAAAGATAATGATGCCTGTGATAAAATCATACAATTAATTAATAAGGTGGCGCGGGTAAAGGAAGAACTCCGAAAATCCAACCCAAATATTATTCAACGGTTGTTATCCCTTTTTTAA
- the lpdA gene encoding dihydrolipoyl dehydrogenase, with protein MSSFDVVVIGSGPGGYVAAIRCAQLGMKTAIIEKYSTLGGTCLNVGCIPSKAMLASSHHFEEISHFADHGIEVSGDVKVNLEKMVARKKAVVDQTAGGVKYLMDKNKITVFEGVGAFESATAIAITKKDGSVEKIEAKNTIIATGSKPSSLPFIKIDKERIITSTEALELKEVPKHLVIIGGGVIGLELGQVYLRLGAQVSVVEFMDRIIPGMDAGLSKELTKVLKKQGMKFYTSHKVQAVDRNGEVVTVKAENAKGEVITLEGDYALISVGRRPYTEGLNADKAGVKITERGQIEVNDHLQTTASNIYAIGDVVRGAMLAHKAEEEGVVVAEYLAGQKPHIDYNLIPGVVYTWPEVAAVGKTEEQLKEAGVAYKSGSFPFKALGRARAGGDTDGFVKILADAKTDEVLGVHMIGPRCADLIAEAVTAMEFKASAEDISRMSHAHPTFAEAIKEAALAATDNRALHV; from the coding sequence ATGAGTTCATTTGACGTAGTTGTTATTGGTTCGGGGCCTGGAGGCTATGTAGCGGCAATCCGTTGCGCCCAATTAGGAATGAAAACGGCCATTATTGAAAAATATTCCACTTTAGGAGGTACTTGTTTAAATGTTGGATGTATCCCGTCTAAAGCAATGTTGGCTTCTTCCCACCATTTCGAAGAAATTTCTCATTTTGCAGATCACGGTATTGAAGTGAGCGGTGACGTGAAAGTGAACCTTGAAAAAATGGTGGCCCGTAAAAAAGCTGTTGTTGATCAAACTGCCGGAGGGGTGAAATACCTGATGGATAAAAATAAAATTACCGTATTCGAAGGAGTAGGTGCTTTTGAAAGCGCTACAGCTATCGCGATTACTAAAAAAGATGGTTCGGTTGAAAAAATCGAAGCAAAAAATACCATTATTGCTACCGGTTCAAAACCATCCAGCTTACCTTTTATCAAAATCGATAAAGAAAGAATCATCACCTCTACAGAAGCATTGGAATTAAAAGAAGTTCCGAAACATTTAGTGATCATCGGTGGTGGTGTCATCGGGTTGGAACTAGGTCAGGTGTATTTACGTCTTGGTGCTCAGGTTTCTGTGGTGGAATTTATGGATCGTATTATTCCGGGCATGGATGCCGGTTTGTCGAAAGAATTGACAAAGGTGTTGAAAAAACAGGGAATGAAATTCTATACGTCACATAAAGTTCAGGCGGTGGATCGTAACGGAGAAGTGGTCACCGTTAAAGCGGAGAACGCTAAAGGTGAAGTGATCACCCTTGAAGGTGACTACGCGTTGATTTCAGTAGGTCGTCGTCCGTATACAGAAGGATTAAATGCCGATAAAGCCGGTGTGAAAATTACCGAAAGAGGTCAGATTGAAGTAAATGATCATTTACAAACTACGGCGTCAAACATTTATGCTATCGGTGACGTAGTTCGCGGAGCGATGTTGGCGCACAAAGCAGAAGAAGAAGGTGTGGTTGTGGCAGAATACCTTGCCGGACAAAAACCACATATCGATTATAACCTAATTCCGGGTGTGGTATATACCTGGCCGGAAGTGGCTGCTGTTGGTAAAACAGAAGAGCAGTTAAAAGAAGCCGGAGTAGCCTACAAATCGGGAAGCTTCCCATTCAAAGCGTTAGGTCGTGCCCGTGCCGGAGGTGATACCGACGGATTTGTAAAAATCCTGGCCGATGCTAAAACCGATGAAGTTTTAGGCGTACATATGATTGGGCCTCGTTGTGCGGATTTAATCGCGGAAGCGGTTACAGCTATGGAATTCAAAGCTTCGGCGGAAGATATTTCCAGAATGTCGCATGCACACCCAACATTTGCAGAAGCCATCAAAGAAGCGGCTTTAGCCGCTACCGATAACAGAGCATTACACGTGTAA
- a CDS encoding PAS domain S-box protein, whose translation MEVHKLLQRQIKKHLTDDCLKNPQFTTFINSVNESYHSFERDKDLLEHAFQISEKEYNEINDNLKKEYALKQQSISNLFANILELDAEYVMQSDNNKDDLLLVTGYVSRQIKERKKVEKKLRQTVELLQALLDNLRSGILVVDNQGKIAFINSYFCEMRKISIAPEHLVGADHSRIFDESKIVFKNREAYAERVNAIVEKNELVIGELLETEEGYFFERDYIPIFIEQESVGHLWKLRDVTEKTQYQNLLVQSEEFNRIIMNSSFNAIITVDASGKITSWNKQAEIIFGWRKEEVIGESLIKRIIPSTDLKSYMKGMEYYVKTVTEDNLSTQLEIEVINRFGVQFPVELFVVPLEQNGERFFCSFIQDISERKENEARLRFQEEKYRNIITNMNLGLIEVDVNETIQFANKSFAGMCGFEISELIGKKPAEIFVFGENISTIKSKIKLREQGVSDVYQIPIKNKRGELKWWAIGGAPNYDDNGKLIGSIGIHLDITAQKELEIELQKEKLKAIEASKAKEVFLANMSHEMRTPLNAIIGFIRELNKESLSEKQHACVENCRIASKHLLDIINNILDISKIEAGEIALENKDFILKESLDKVIRVMKPVAKQKGLRLSFFMDEKICPVVIGDALRLEQILFNLIGNALKFTPKGKITLSCILESETIHELQVHIAVTDTGIGMDQAFIKKIFSKFSQEDIAVTRKFGGTGLGMAITKELVNMMKGEIWVESTKNIGTTMHIRIVLPKGNMVDVVKEEKEINVDITGVRILLVEDNPMNRLVAINSLNYFNAVVTEACDGNEALEIVAKTKFDIILMDVQMPGMDGMEATDKIRNQLKLTIPIIALTANAFKSEIDKCREVGMNDYVTKPFEERVLIETIAKYTVNNVVVDEDDDLMDSTYDQEGYDLTNIKILSRGNDSFVAKMIHIFITQTTETLQKIDRAFESGDLLEVSRLVHKVKPSIESIGIKAVLNEVKALEIMAKENNTGNLKDCIQLYKPVKKHLLLVIEKLKKVFDMS comes from the coding sequence ATGGAAGTCCATAAACTATTACAACGGCAAATTAAAAAACATCTTACAGATGATTGTCTGAAAAATCCACAGTTTACAACATTTATCAATTCGGTTAATGAATCGTATCATTCGTTTGAAAGAGATAAAGATCTGTTGGAACATGCTTTTCAGATAAGTGAAAAAGAATACAATGAAATTAACGATAATCTAAAAAAAGAATATGCCTTAAAACAGCAGTCGATATCGAATTTATTTGCGAATATTCTGGAACTGGATGCCGAATATGTTATGCAGTCTGATAATAATAAGGACGATTTATTACTCGTTACAGGTTATGTAAGCAGACAAATTAAGGAAAGAAAGAAGGTCGAAAAAAAACTACGGCAAACCGTCGAATTACTCCAAGCATTACTGGATAATTTACGATCGGGTATCTTAGTCGTCGATAATCAGGGGAAGATAGCATTTATCAACAGTTATTTCTGTGAAATGCGAAAAATAAGTATAGCGCCGGAACATTTGGTTGGAGCCGACCATTCGAGGATTTTCGATGAGTCTAAAATCGTTTTTAAAAATCGAGAAGCGTATGCGGAACGAGTAAATGCCATTGTAGAAAAAAATGAACTAGTGATCGGAGAGTTGTTGGAAACAGAGGAAGGATACTTTTTTGAGCGGGATTATATTCCGATTTTTATTGAACAGGAAAGTGTGGGACATCTGTGGAAACTTCGCGATGTTACCGAAAAAACACAATATCAAAATTTATTGGTACAAAGTGAAGAATTCAACAGAATTATTATGAATTCTTCTTTTAATGCCATCATAACGGTCGATGCTTCCGGAAAAATCACTTCATGGAATAAGCAGGCTGAAATTATTTTTGGCTGGAGAAAGGAAGAAGTGATCGGAGAAAGTTTAATAAAACGGATTATTCCGAGCACCGATCTAAAGTCCTATATGAAGGGAATGGAATATTATGTAAAAACGGTTACTGAAGATAATTTGAGTACCCAACTTGAAATTGAAGTGATCAATCGATTTGGCGTCCAGTTTCCGGTGGAACTTTTTGTTGTACCATTGGAGCAAAACGGAGAACGGTTTTTCTGTTCCTTTATTCAGGATATTTCAGAACGAAAAGAAAATGAAGCACGATTGCGGTTTCAGGAAGAAAAGTATCGGAATATTATCACGAATATGAATTTGGGATTAATAGAGGTCGATGTAAATGAAACGATTCAGTTTGCTAATAAAAGTTTTGCCGGAATGTGCGGTTTTGAGATTTCGGAACTTATCGGAAAAAAACCAGCCGAAATATTTGTTTTTGGTGAAAATATTAGCACCATCAAAAGTAAAATAAAATTGCGTGAACAAGGAGTGTCGGATGTTTATCAAATTCCGATTAAGAATAAAAGGGGAGAATTGAAATGGTGGGCTATTGGTGGTGCTCCCAATTATGACGATAACGGAAAACTGATCGGTTCTATCGGTATCCATTTGGATATCACAGCACAGAAAGAGCTTGAAATTGAATTACAAAAAGAGAAATTAAAAGCTATTGAGGCCTCAAAAGCAAAAGAGGTTTTTTTAGCCAATATGAGTCATGAAATGCGAACGCCGCTTAATGCCATTATTGGTTTTATAAGAGAATTAAATAAGGAATCACTTTCGGAAAAACAACATGCTTGTGTGGAAAATTGCCGGATTGCTTCCAAACACCTACTGGATATTATCAATAATATTCTGGATATCTCAAAAATTGAAGCCGGTGAAATCGCGTTGGAAAATAAAGATTTTATCCTAAAAGAATCGCTGGATAAGGTGATCCGGGTAATGAAACCGGTAGCAAAACAAAAAGGTTTACGCCTTAGTTTTTTTATGGACGAAAAAATTTGTCCGGTGGTAATTGGGGATGCGCTTCGATTGGAACAGATCTTGTTTAATCTGATCGGAAATGCGTTAAAGTTTACACCAAAAGGAAAGATAACGCTGAGTTGCATTTTGGAATCAGAAACGATACACGAACTGCAAGTGCATATTGCTGTTACGGATACGGGTATTGGAATGGATCAGGCTTTTATAAAAAAAATTTTTAGTAAATTTTCTCAGGAGGATATTGCGGTTACCCGAAAATTTGGCGGTACCGGATTAGGGATGGCCATAACCAAAGAGCTAGTGAATATGATGAAAGGAGAAATATGGGTGGAAAGTACTAAAAATATAGGCACAACGATGCACATTCGGATCGTCTTGCCAAAAGGGAATATGGTTGATGTGGTTAAAGAGGAAAAAGAGATCAATGTTGATATTACCGGAGTTCGGATTTTATTGGTGGAGGATAATCCGATGAACCGGTTGGTGGCTATTAATTCACTCAATTATTTTAATGCTGTGGTAACTGAGGCATGCGATGGAAACGAGGCTTTGGAGATAGTAGCCAAAACGAAATTTGATATTATTCTGATGGATGTTCAAATGCCGGGAATGGATGGTATGGAAGCCACTGATAAAATCCGGAACCAGCTTAAATTGACTATTCCGATAATTGCGCTTACAGCTAACGCATTTAAGAGTGAAATCGATAAATGCAGGGAAGTCGGAATGAATGATTATGTTACAAAACCGTTTGAAGAACGGGTATTGATCGAAACGATTGCAAAATATACGGTAAACAATGTTGTGGTAGATGAAGACGACGACCTTATGGATTCCACATATGATCAAGAGGGATACGATCTTACGAACATCAAAATTTTAAGTAGAGGAAATGATTCTTTTGTTGCGAAAATGATCCACATTTTTATAACGCAAACAACAGAAACGCTTCAGAAAATTGACCGTGCATTTGAGTCTGGCGACTTACTTGAAGTAAGTCGTTTAGTCCATAAGGTTAAGCCTAGTATAGAAAGTATTGGTATTAAGGCGGTTCTCAATGAGGTAAAGGCACTTGAGATTATGGCTAAAGAGAATAATACGGGTAACCTTAAGGATTGTATACAGTTGTATAAACCCGTTAAAAAGCATTTGCTTTTGGTAATTGAAAAACTTAAGAAAGTATTTGATATGTCCTAA